The Heyndrickxia vini genome contains a region encoding:
- a CDS encoding SRPBCC family protein produces the protein MPKIEHDIFINAPIEVCFDLARNIEIHTKTTSKTREKAIAGVTKGLLEKGDIVTWEAIHFGMKQRLTAQVIEMQKPNRFVDIMLEGIFHSFVHTHHFIREKNGTIMKDQFQYKAPLGVIGLIADKLFLEKYMENFIISRANALKKIAENK, from the coding sequence ATGCCCAAAATAGAGCATGATATATTTATAAATGCACCAATTGAAGTATGTTTTGATCTGGCTAGAAATATAGAAATTCATACTAAAACAACATCTAAAACAAGAGAAAAAGCGATAGCAGGAGTTACAAAAGGGCTGTTAGAAAAAGGAGATATTGTTACTTGGGAAGCAATTCACTTCGGAATGAAACAAAGATTAACTGCACAAGTAATAGAAATGCAGAAACCTAATAGATTTGTAGATATTATGTTAGAGGGAATTTTCCATTCTTTTGTGCATACTCATCATTTTATTAGAGAAAAAAATGGAACTATAATGAAAGACCAGTTTCAATATAAAGCACCATTAGGGGTAATCGGACTAATTGCTGATAAATTATTTTTAGAAAAGTATATGGAAAATTTTATTATTTCTCGAGCAAATGCATTAAAGAAAATTGCAGAAAATAAGTAA
- a CDS encoding DUF3231 family protein, whose amino-acid sequence MDLNSKKIRLTTSEVTGLWAQYMQNTMSICVSSYVLATVKDPEISSLFKYTLKLSKKHLKMVEEFFETENLDLPNGFTQNDVNLSAPPLFSDDFWLIYIHDMTLHGLAGYTLSFSVSARKDVRDHFYQCNIDTMDLYNKSIEILLSKDLYQRSPYFSTKQKSESPNDLTYVLDLFGDKRPLNSMEAGNIYFNLKKSIVTKTLINGFQQVIQDKEVLKFMEQCLGTITKNIGVFTTLFEEEDLHSPNLLDGETTNSVVPPFSDKLMTFHVGFLFHLAATYYTTAMITSMRLDVLGHCDAAILRDLKIITQFGKLMMKKGWLEKLPVADDRKELP is encoded by the coding sequence GTGGATTTGAACAGTAAGAAAATTAGGTTAACGACTTCGGAAGTTACGGGTTTATGGGCACAATATATGCAAAACACAATGTCAATATGTGTTAGTAGTTATGTGTTAGCAACAGTGAAGGATCCTGAGATTTCCTCTCTTTTCAAATATACATTGAAACTATCTAAAAAGCATTTGAAAATGGTGGAGGAATTCTTTGAGACTGAAAATTTGGATCTTCCAAATGGTTTTACTCAAAATGATGTGAATTTAAGTGCACCACCTTTATTTTCGGATGACTTTTGGTTAATTTATATACATGATATGACCTTGCATGGATTAGCTGGTTACACTCTTTCTTTTAGTGTCTCAGCTAGAAAAGATGTACGAGACCATTTTTATCAGTGCAATATTGATACAATGGATCTTTATAACAAATCAATTGAAATTCTTTTATCTAAAGATCTTTATCAACGTTCTCCCTATTTTTCAACAAAACAAAAGAGTGAATCTCCAAATGACTTGACATATGTCTTGGATTTATTCGGAGATAAAAGGCCCCTGAATTCAATGGAAGCGGGAAATATTTATTTTAATTTAAAAAAGAGCATTGTAACTAAAACACTGATTAATGGGTTTCAACAGGTAATTCAAGATAAAGAAGTACTTAAATTTATGGAACAATGCTTAGGTACAATTACTAAAAATATAGGTGTATTTACAACCTTATTTGAAGAAGAAGATTTGCACTCACCCAACTTATTAGACGGTGAAACCACAAATTCTGTCGTCCCGCCTTTTTCAGATAAATTAATGACGTTTCATGTGGGCTTTTTGTTCCATTTAGCCGCTACATATTATACTACTGCTATGATAACAAGCATGAGGTTAGATGTACTTGGACATTGTGATGCGGCTATTTTAAGGGATTTAAAAATAATTACTCAGTTCGGAAAATTAATGATGAAAAAGGGTTGGTTGGAGAAATTACCGGTGGCAGATGACCGAAAAGAATTACCTTAA
- a CDS encoding bifunctional diguanylate cyclase/phosphodiesterase, with protein sequence MITISNTYHFPLVSLSIIIAILASYAALDLGVRIHQAKGFARNLWLFSGAFAMGMGIWSMHFIGMLAFHLSIPVTYNTTWVIISIIPAIVSSWLALAIVSQPIIRKSRAVIGAFFIGTGIISMHYTGMEAMVMQATIKYNPYLWGLSAVIAYVVSLVALYLLFQAREQSGTPKARWKKMGSAFIMGIAISGMHYTGMSAATFKHDHHHMELSGSYDNNLLAYFIGVGMLIILGLVLISVLIDKRFESQSKTLGKKFSSVVQSANDAIVLADYNGVIISWNKAASLMFGYDEDEILGKNLQIIIPERYRAAHQMGMERYISTEKPHVIGKTMELHGLRKSGSEFPLEISLATWKEKQTIYFSSIIRDISERKHTEEKINRMVYLDPLTGLPNRHLLNDRLTQALEQAHDKKQIIGIMFIDLDRFKYINDTLGHAAGDDLLIEASKRIQSCLDKTDTLSRQGGDEFIILLPDTTHNEITKCAQKIVQLFTQSFVLNEQEMFITPSIGISLYPSDGNDMETLIKNADTAMYRVKEQGKNNFQFYTPDMNEAVSQKIKLEMGLRKGLERGDFNVHYQPQVDVSFGRIIGVEALIRWNHPDLGNIPPSDFIPIAEETGLIVPIGEWVLYEACRQNKEWQQEGYAPLRVAVNISSRQFQHSNLVEVVQRTLTETGLDPQYLELELTESIIQDSKHAISTMQKLKDMGIHLSIDDFGTGYSSLSYLKLFPIDTLKIDQSFTKNIFSDTKDAALVHTIINMAHSLDLKVIAEGVETGEQLQFLQQTQCNEAQGYFFSRPISAEELSIVFKNELLLN encoded by the coding sequence ATGATAACAATTTCAAATACTTACCATTTTCCGCTTGTTTCTCTTTCTATTATAATCGCGATCCTTGCTTCATACGCGGCATTGGATCTGGGTGTTCGTATACATCAGGCAAAAGGTTTCGCACGAAATTTATGGTTATTTAGCGGCGCATTTGCAATGGGAATGGGAATATGGTCCATGCACTTTATTGGGATGCTTGCCTTCCATTTGTCAATTCCGGTCACTTATAATACGACTTGGGTGATTATATCGATCATTCCTGCAATCGTTTCTTCATGGTTAGCGTTAGCGATCGTTAGCCAACCAATTATACGTAAATCAAGAGCTGTTATCGGTGCTTTTTTTATTGGGACAGGCATAATTTCAATGCATTATACAGGCATGGAAGCGATGGTTATGCAGGCGACCATTAAATATAATCCCTATTTATGGGGGTTATCTGCCGTCATAGCTTATGTGGTTTCACTAGTCGCTTTGTACTTATTATTTCAGGCTCGGGAACAATCCGGCACTCCTAAGGCTAGGTGGAAAAAGATGGGGAGTGCCTTTATTATGGGGATTGCCATCTCGGGGATGCATTACACAGGAATGTCCGCGGCGACATTTAAACATGACCATCATCATATGGAATTATCCGGGTCATACGATAATAACCTCTTGGCGTATTTTATAGGAGTGGGAATGTTAATCATCTTAGGATTAGTGTTGATAAGCGTCCTTATTGATAAACGATTTGAATCTCAGTCCAAAACGTTAGGTAAAAAATTTAGTTCGGTAGTGCAATCGGCCAATGATGCGATTGTCTTAGCCGACTATAACGGTGTTATTATTTCATGGAATAAAGCCGCCAGTCTTATGTTTGGCTATGATGAAGATGAAATTCTTGGTAAGAATCTACAAATCATTATTCCTGAACGATATAGAGCGGCTCATCAGATGGGAATGGAGCGCTATATTTCCACTGAAAAACCACATGTAATTGGAAAAACGATGGAATTACATGGGTTGAGAAAAAGTGGAAGTGAATTTCCGCTTGAGATTTCTCTTGCCACCTGGAAAGAGAAACAAACAATCTATTTTAGCAGCATTATTCGCGATATCTCTGAACGAAAACATACTGAGGAAAAAATTAATCGGATGGTCTATCTTGACCCTCTAACTGGATTACCCAATCGTCACTTATTAAATGACCGTCTTACACAAGCGTTAGAACAAGCGCATGATAAAAAACAAATTATCGGTATTATGTTTATCGATTTAGACCGATTTAAGTACATTAATGACACACTAGGGCATGCTGCGGGTGATGATTTATTGATAGAGGCATCCAAGCGAATTCAATCATGTTTAGACAAAACAGATACTCTTTCACGTCAAGGTGGGGACGAATTTATCATACTACTTCCAGATACTACTCATAATGAGATTACAAAATGCGCCCAAAAAATCGTTCAATTATTTACTCAATCATTTGTTCTTAACGAACAAGAAATGTTTATAACCCCATCGATTGGTATTAGTTTATATCCATCTGACGGCAACGATATGGAAACCTTAATCAAAAATGCGGATACAGCCATGTATCGTGTAAAAGAACAAGGGAAAAACAATTTTCAATTTTACACACCAGATATGAATGAGGCAGTATCACAGAAAATAAAATTAGAGATGGGATTACGTAAAGGTTTGGAACGTGGCGATTTTAACGTTCATTATCAACCACAGGTGGATGTAAGTTTTGGAAGAATCATTGGAGTAGAGGCTCTTATTCGTTGGAATCATCCTGATTTGGGAAATATCCCACCCTCTGATTTTATACCAATAGCTGAAGAAACGGGTCTAATCGTCCCGATAGGCGAATGGGTACTCTATGAAGCGTGCAGACAAAATAAAGAATGGCAACAAGAGGGGTATGCTCCTTTACGGGTGGCAGTGAATATTTCTTCTCGTCAGTTTCAGCATAGTAATTTAGTTGAGGTAGTGCAAAGAACATTGACAGAAACTGGACTAGACCCACAATATCTAGAACTCGAGCTAACTGAAAGTATTATCCAAGATTCAAAGCATGCGATATCAACTATGCAAAAATTAAAAGATATGGGAATTCATCTATCGATAGATGATTTTGGAACCGGCTACTCTTCCTTAAGCTATCTCAAGCTGTTCCCAATTGATACTTTAAAGATTGATCAGTCATTTACAAAAAATATTTTTTCCGATACAAAAGATGCCGCACTTGTTCATACTATTATTAACATGGCACATAGTTTAGACTTAAAGGTGATAGCCGAAGGTGTTGAAACGGGAGAACAACTTCAATTTCTCCAGCAAACTCAATGCAATGAGGCACAAGGCTACTTCTTTAGTCGCCCTATTTCCGCCGAAGAACTATCCATTGTCTTTAAAAATGAATTATTACTTAATTAG